Proteins from a genomic interval of Fusarium oxysporum Fo47 chromosome I, complete sequence:
- a CDS encoding FAR-17a/AIG1-like protein yields MAPRHPLQRLTSPSRDVSLLLHIIGIASFSYNFHFLTVWDTPIARSYGWHMQFLTIIGLSASLIAFVLGALADITLSPTLFQAKNAVAVLATPLEVVISILYWGLRLIDPKLLMPDDFYLHIIPDMGFHLAPAVLLSLDLVLLSPPWAIPAYGVMAISTVIAFAYWYWVELCFSHNGWYPYPLFELLSTTQRVMLFTFSAGLVTVSSSFLKWVYGRVNGYEKAEREAHKPLKKVQ; encoded by the exons ATGGCACCTCGTCACCCCCTTCAACGACTTACGTCGCCCTCACGAGATGTTTCGCTATTGCTTCATATCATCGGAATAGCCTCTTTCAGTTACAACTTTCACTTTCTCACAGTCTGGGATACGCCCATAGCCAGGTCTTACGGATGGCATATGCAGTTCCTTACCATTATAGGCCTTTCGGCATCACTCATTGCCTTTGTACTCGGAGCATTGGCTGATATTACCCTGAGCCCAACTCTCTTTCAGGCAAAGAATGCGGTTGCTGTTCTTGCTACGCCCTTGGAAGTTGTCATCTCAATCTTGTATTGGGGTCTAAGGCTCATTGACCCCAAGCTTCTCATGCCTGATGACTTCTATCTGCACATAATCCCTGATATGGGATTTCATCTTGCGCCTGCCGTACTGCTGAGTCTGGATCTCGTTCTTCTTAGCCCTCCTTGGGCCATCCCAGCTTACGGTGTTATGGCAATCAGCACTGTCATTGCCTTTGCCTATTGGTATTGGGTTGAGCTCTGCTTTAGCCACAATGGATG GTACCCATATCCCCTCTTCGAACTTCTTTCCACGACCCAGCGAGTAATGCTGTTCACATTTTCAGCTGGGCTAGTTACAGTCTCTTCCTCGTTCCTCAAGTGGGTGTATGGCCGAGTCAATGGCTACGAAAAAGCAGAAAGGGAGGCACATAAGCCTCTCAAGAAGGTTCAATAA